A DNA window from Brassica napus cultivar Da-Ae chromosome A4, Da-Ae, whole genome shotgun sequence contains the following coding sequences:
- the LOC106391969 gene encoding metal tolerance protein 1-like isoform X2 — MASSSPQHCHIIEVNRGKSVEESTTILASKACGEAPCGFSDLNNASGDAQERNASMRKLCIAVVLCLLFMTVEVFGGIKANSLAILTDAAHLLSDVAAFAISLFSLWAAGWEATPRQTYGFFRIEILGALVSIQLIWLLTGILVYEAIIRLLSETSEVNGFLMFLVAAFGLLVNIIMAVLLGHDHGHGHGHGHDHHSHGVTVTTHHHHHGHGEDKHHHHAHGDEDVTEQLLEKSEKRKRNINVQGAYLHVLGDSIQSVGVMIGGGIIWYNPEWKIVDLICTLVFSVIVLGTTINMIRSILEVLMESTPREIDATKLEKGLLEMEEVVAVHELHIWAITVGKVLLACHVNITPEADADMVLNKVIDYIRREYNISHVTIQIER; from the coding sequence ATGGCGTCTTCAAGCCCCCAACATTGCCACATCATCGAGGTCAATCGAGGCAAATCCGTTGAAGAAAGCACAACAATTCTGGCAAGCAAAGCCTGTGGAGAAGCTCCCTGCGGCTTCTCAGATCTCAACAACGCTTCCGGCGACGCCCAAGAACGCAATGCCTCCATGCGCAAGCTCTGCATCGCCGTGGTGCTATGCCTTCTCTTCATGACCGTTGAAGTCTTCGGTGGCATCAAAGCTAACAGCTTAGCTATACTCACCGACGCagctcatcttctctctgacgtTGCTGCCTTCGCCATCTCCTTGTTCTCCCTGTGGGCTGCTGGCTGGGAAGCGACGCCGAGGCAGACTTATGGTTTTTTCAGGATTGAGATTTTGGGAGCTCTTGTCTCCATCCAGCTCATTTGGCTCCTCACTGGGATACTTGTCTATGAAGCTATCATCAGACTTCTTAGTGAGACTAGTGAGGTTAATGGGTTCCTTATGTTCCTTGTTGCTGCTTTTGGGTTGCTTGTGAATATCATAATGGCTGTTCTGTTGGGACATGATCATGGTCACGGTCATGGCCATGGTCATGATCATCACAGTCATGGGGTGACGGTTACCACACATCATCACCATCATGGTCATGGAGAGGACAAGCATCATCATCACGCTCATGGGGATGAAGATGTGACTGAGCAGTTGCTGGAGAAatcagagaagagaaagaggaacaTCAATGTCCAAGGAGCTTATCTCCATGTCCTTGGGGACTCCATCCAGAGCGTTGGTGTTATGATTGGAGGAGGTATCATCTGGTACAACCCGGAGTGGAAGATAGTTGATCTGATCTGCACGCTTGTCTTTTCGGTTATTGTCTTGGGGACGACCATAAACATGATCAGAAGCATTCTTGAGGTGTTGATGGAGAGCACGCCGAGAGAGATTGACGCTACGAAGCTGGAGAAGGGTTTGCTGGAGATGGAAGAAGTGGTGGCGGTTCATGAGCTTCACATTTGGGCTATCACGGTGGGGAAAGTGCTGCTTGCTTGCCATGTCAATATCACACCGGAGGCAGATGCTGATATGGTGCTTAACAAGGTCATTGATTACATCCGCAGGGAGTATAATATCAGTCATGTCACTATACAAATCGAGCGCTGA
- the LOC125608397 gene encoding two-component response regulator-like APRR9 isoform X1, with translation MGEVVVLSSDEGTMETMMSRGKSSEVVRWEKYLPTTVLRVLLVESDDSTRQIITALLQKCSYKVVAVSDGLAAWEILKEKTHNIDLILTELDLPAISGFALLALVMEHEACKHIPVIMMSSQDSMTMVLKCMLRGAADYLIKPMRKNELKNLWQHVWRRLTLRGDLTANGPSLPASQQNVEENDETCADSRYHSDHGSGSQAISDNGEDKLMGDVKPLFESFDVTMDLIGGIDKRSECYYGDNAREQHVGPELGLSLKRSCSERSLEKNQDESKHQKISLSDASAFSRYENGKAGEKAVVVAVEASSSAEPKTPSESHEKLFRCDHGSATTSSNHENIGSSSVSGHNQFLQSGTTKQKQESLFPVESNRPKASKEVEVGCQSTNEGTVTAGGQSRSSSTREKAKEEEEEGEGGVTAQQRKSEREAALMKFRMKKKDRCFGKKVRYESRKKLAEQRPRVKGQFVRAVNSDASITK, from the exons ATGGGGGAGGTTGTGGTTTTGAGCAGCGACGAAGGTACTATGGAGACGATGATGAGCAGAGGCAAGTCATCGGAGGTCGTCCGGTGGGAGAAGTATCTTCCGACAACGGTGCTTAGGGTTTTGCTTGTCGAGTCCGATGATTCAACTCGCCAAATCATCACCGCCCTTCTTCAGAAATGCTCTTACAAAG TTGTGGCTGTCTCCGATGGTTTAGCTGCGTGGGAGATTCTCAAGGAGAAGACACATAACATCGACCTAATACTAACGGAGCTCGATTTGCCAGCTATATCCGGTTTTGCTCTACTCGCATTGGTGATGGAGCACGAAGCTTGCAAGCACATTCCTGTCATAA TGATGTCGTCGCAAGATTCGATGACGATGGTGTTGAAGTGTATGCTTAGAGGTGCTGCTGATTATCTTATTAAGCCCATGAGGAAAAACGAGTTGAAGAATCTATGGCAACATGTCTGGAGAAGACTTACT TTGCGTGGTGATCTTACTGCTAATGGTCCTAGCTTACCAGCTTCACAGCAGAACGTTGAAGAGAATGATGAAACTTGTGCAGATTCAAGATATCATTCTGATCATGGAAGTGGTTCTCAGGCTATCAGCGACAACGGTGAGGATAAGCTGATGGGGGATGTCAAACCGCTGTTTGAATCTTTTGATGTGACAATGGATTTGATCGGTGGGATAGACAAACGGAGTGAGTGTTACTATGGAGACAACGCACGTGAGCAGCATGTTGGGCCCGAGCTTGGGCTTTCTCTGAAGAGATCTTGCTCTGAAAGAAGTTTAGAGAAGAACCAAGATGAAAGCAAGCATCAGAAGATTAGCCTCTCTGATGCATCAGCCTTCTCAAG ATACGAGAATGGGAAGGCAGGAGAGAAAGCAGTTGTTGTAGCTGTAGAGGCAAGTAGTTCAGCTGAGCCCAAGACACCAAGCGAATCACATGAAAAGTTGTTCAGATGTGATCACGGAAGCGCTACAACGAGCAGCAACCATGAGAACATTGGTTCATCAAGCGTAAGCGGACACAACCAGTTTCTTCAGTCCGGGACTACGAAACAGAAGCAAGAATCTCTCTTCCCAGTAGAATCCAATCGCCCGAAGGCAAGCAAGGAAGTGGAAGTTGGTTGTCAGAGCACCAACGAGGGGACAGTAACAGCAGGAGGACAAAGTAGGAGCAGCAGCACAAGAGAGAAAGcaaaggaggaagaagaagaaggtgaaggTGGTGTCACTGCCCAGCAACGCAAGAGTGAGAGAGAAGCTGCGCTGATGAAGTTCcggatgaagaagaaagatcgATGCTTTGGTAAAAAGGTAAGATATGAGAGCAGGAAGAAGCTAGCAGAGCAGCGTCCAAGAGTGAAAGGCCAGTTTGTGCGTGCTGTAAACTCAGATGCGTCTATTACTAAATAA
- the LOC106391969 gene encoding metal tolerance protein 1-like isoform X1, translating into MTSSAIHMASSSPQHCHIIEVNRGKSVEESTTILASKACGEAPCGFSDLNNASGDAQERNASMRKLCIAVVLCLLFMTVEVFGGIKANSLAILTDAAHLLSDVAAFAISLFSLWAAGWEATPRQTYGFFRIEILGALVSIQLIWLLTGILVYEAIIRLLSETSEVNGFLMFLVAAFGLLVNIIMAVLLGHDHGHGHGHGHDHHSHGVTVTTHHHHHGHGEDKHHHHAHGDEDVTEQLLEKSEKRKRNINVQGAYLHVLGDSIQSVGVMIGGGIIWYNPEWKIVDLICTLVFSVIVLGTTINMIRSILEVLMESTPREIDATKLEKGLLEMEEVVAVHELHIWAITVGKVLLACHVNITPEADADMVLNKVIDYIRREYNISHVTIQIER; encoded by the exons ATGACTAGTAGTGCCATCCAT ATGGCGTCTTCAAGCCCCCAACATTGCCACATCATCGAGGTCAATCGAGGCAAATCCGTTGAAGAAAGCACAACAATTCTGGCAAGCAAAGCCTGTGGAGAAGCTCCCTGCGGCTTCTCAGATCTCAACAACGCTTCCGGCGACGCCCAAGAACGCAATGCCTCCATGCGCAAGCTCTGCATCGCCGTGGTGCTATGCCTTCTCTTCATGACCGTTGAAGTCTTCGGTGGCATCAAAGCTAACAGCTTAGCTATACTCACCGACGCagctcatcttctctctgacgtTGCTGCCTTCGCCATCTCCTTGTTCTCCCTGTGGGCTGCTGGCTGGGAAGCGACGCCGAGGCAGACTTATGGTTTTTTCAGGATTGAGATTTTGGGAGCTCTTGTCTCCATCCAGCTCATTTGGCTCCTCACTGGGATACTTGTCTATGAAGCTATCATCAGACTTCTTAGTGAGACTAGTGAGGTTAATGGGTTCCTTATGTTCCTTGTTGCTGCTTTTGGGTTGCTTGTGAATATCATAATGGCTGTTCTGTTGGGACATGATCATGGTCACGGTCATGGCCATGGTCATGATCATCACAGTCATGGGGTGACGGTTACCACACATCATCACCATCATGGTCATGGAGAGGACAAGCATCATCATCACGCTCATGGGGATGAAGATGTGACTGAGCAGTTGCTGGAGAAatcagagaagagaaagaggaacaTCAATGTCCAAGGAGCTTATCTCCATGTCCTTGGGGACTCCATCCAGAGCGTTGGTGTTATGATTGGAGGAGGTATCATCTGGTACAACCCGGAGTGGAAGATAGTTGATCTGATCTGCACGCTTGTCTTTTCGGTTATTGTCTTGGGGACGACCATAAACATGATCAGAAGCATTCTTGAGGTGTTGATGGAGAGCACGCCGAGAGAGATTGACGCTACGAAGCTGGAGAAGGGTTTGCTGGAGATGGAAGAAGTGGTGGCGGTTCATGAGCTTCACATTTGGGCTATCACGGTGGGGAAAGTGCTGCTTGCTTGCCATGTCAATATCACACCGGAGGCAGATGCTGATATGGTGCTTAACAAGGTCATTGATTACATCCGCAGGGAGTATAATATCAGTCATGTCACTATACAAATCGAGCGCTGA
- the LOC125608397 gene encoding two-component response regulator-like APRR9 isoform X2, whose protein sequence is MSSQDSMTMVLKCMLRGAADYLIKPMRKNELKNLWQHVWRRLTLRGDLTANGPSLPASQQNVEENDETCADSRYHSDHGSGSQAISDNGEDKLMGDVKPLFESFDVTMDLIGGIDKRSECYYGDNAREQHVGPELGLSLKRSCSERSLEKNQDESKHQKISLSDASAFSRYENGKAGEKAVVVAVEASSSAEPKTPSESHEKLFRCDHGSATTSSNHENIGSSSVSGHNQFLQSGTTKQKQESLFPVESNRPKASKEVEVGCQSTNEGTVTAGGQSRSSSTREKAKEEEEEGEGGVTAQQRKSEREAALMKFRMKKKDRCFGKKVRYESRKKLAEQRPRVKGQFVRAVNSDASITK, encoded by the exons ATGTCGTCGCAAGATTCGATGACGATGGTGTTGAAGTGTATGCTTAGAGGTGCTGCTGATTATCTTATTAAGCCCATGAGGAAAAACGAGTTGAAGAATCTATGGCAACATGTCTGGAGAAGACTTACT TTGCGTGGTGATCTTACTGCTAATGGTCCTAGCTTACCAGCTTCACAGCAGAACGTTGAAGAGAATGATGAAACTTGTGCAGATTCAAGATATCATTCTGATCATGGAAGTGGTTCTCAGGCTATCAGCGACAACGGTGAGGATAAGCTGATGGGGGATGTCAAACCGCTGTTTGAATCTTTTGATGTGACAATGGATTTGATCGGTGGGATAGACAAACGGAGTGAGTGTTACTATGGAGACAACGCACGTGAGCAGCATGTTGGGCCCGAGCTTGGGCTTTCTCTGAAGAGATCTTGCTCTGAAAGAAGTTTAGAGAAGAACCAAGATGAAAGCAAGCATCAGAAGATTAGCCTCTCTGATGCATCAGCCTTCTCAAG ATACGAGAATGGGAAGGCAGGAGAGAAAGCAGTTGTTGTAGCTGTAGAGGCAAGTAGTTCAGCTGAGCCCAAGACACCAAGCGAATCACATGAAAAGTTGTTCAGATGTGATCACGGAAGCGCTACAACGAGCAGCAACCATGAGAACATTGGTTCATCAAGCGTAAGCGGACACAACCAGTTTCTTCAGTCCGGGACTACGAAACAGAAGCAAGAATCTCTCTTCCCAGTAGAATCCAATCGCCCGAAGGCAAGCAAGGAAGTGGAAGTTGGTTGTCAGAGCACCAACGAGGGGACAGTAACAGCAGGAGGACAAAGTAGGAGCAGCAGCACAAGAGAGAAAGcaaaggaggaagaagaagaaggtgaaggTGGTGTCACTGCCCAGCAACGCAAGAGTGAGAGAGAAGCTGCGCTGATGAAGTTCcggatgaagaagaaagatcgATGCTTTGGTAAAAAGGTAAGATATGAGAGCAGGAAGAAGCTAGCAGAGCAGCGTCCAAGAGTGAAAGGCCAGTTTGTGCGTGCTGTAAACTCAGATGCGTCTATTACTAAATAA